The Myxococcus virescens genomic sequence CTCCGCCACGCTGGCGCGGCGAGCCTCGACCAGCGGCTGGCCGAGGAGTCCGCCCGGCCCTTCGCACTGGACGTGGGCCCCGTGGTGCGCGTGCACCTGTTCAAGCGCGCGGACGACGAACACGTGCTCCTCGTGGCCATGCACCACATCGTGTCCGACGGCTGGTCCTTCGGCGTGATGATGCGTGAGTTCTCCGCGTTCTACGCCGCAGAGGTCCGGGGCGAGCCCCTGGCGCTTCCGGCCCTTCCCATCCAGTACACGGACTACGCGGCGTGGCAGCGGAGCTGGCTCGACGGCCAGGCCCGGGAGCATCAACTCGGCCATTGGCGCAAGGCGCTCGCGGGTGCGCCCGCCGTGCTGGACCTGCCGACTGACAGGCCCCGGCCCGCGGTCCGGAGTCACCGGGGTGCCACCGAGCCGCTGGCGTTGGCGCCCGACGTGGCCCAGGCCCTCACCTCGCTCTGCCGTGAACAAGGGGTGACGGCCTATATGGCATGGCTCGCCGCCTTTGGCGCCTACCTGGGCCGGGTGAGCGGGCAGGACGACGTGGTCATCGGCTCACCGTTCGCGGGCCGCCGCATCGCGGAGACGGAGCCGCTCATCGGGTTCTTCGTGAACTCGCTGCCCCTGCGCATCGACCTGGGCGGCGAGCCCACGTTCCTCGAGCTCCTCCAGCGCATCCGCCGCCAGGTGCTCGACGCCCATGAGCACCAGGACGTCCCTTTCGAGAAGCTGGTCGAGGTGCTCAAGCCGGAGCGCGTGCTCGGAACCAGTCCGCTCTTCCAGGTGATGCTCGCGTACCAGCAGACGCACACCGCGAAGATGGCGCTGCCGGACCTGGAGGTCACCCCGGTGGCCATCCCCAGCGGCGCCGCCAAGTTCGACCTCACCCTGACGCTGTCCGAGACGGCCCAGGGGTTCGAAGGCGTGCTGGAATACGACCGCGACCTCTTCGACGCCTGGCGCATCCAGGCGATGGTGCGCCAACTGACGGGCTTCATCACGCGGCTGGCCGCCGAACCGCGGTCGAAGGTCGTGGATGTCGACCTGCTGGGCGCCGAGGAGCGTGCCCGGCTCACGCCTCGCGCACCGGAGGCGACACCGTCCCTTCCCGCCGTGCACGAGGTCATCGCGGCCCAAGCGGCGAAGACGCCGACGGCCATCGCCGTCGAGGCCGAGGACGGCACCCTCAGCTACGCGGCCCTGGAGGCTCGCGCGAAGGCCGTTGCCCAGGCGCTGGTCCAGCGCGGCGTCACGCCGGGAGCACTGGTGGCCCTCGCCGTGGAACGGTCCGTGGGGATGATGGCGGGGCTGCTCGGCATCCTCAAGGCGGGCGCGGCCTACGTCCCGCTCGACCCGGCCTACCCCCGCGAGCGGCTGACGTTCATGCTCGAGGACAGCGGCGCGCGGGTGGTCATCACGCAAGCGCACCTCACCTCGCGGTTCCCGGGGACCGACGTGGTGGTGCTCGGGGATGACACCCTGGAGTCGTTCGAGCCGCGGAGCGGCGCGCTGGCGTACTGCCTGTTCACCTCCGGCTCGACGGGGCAGCCCAAGGGCGTGCTGATTGAGCATTCCGCCCTGGCCAATCACATGGCGTGGATGGCCGACGCCATGCCGCTGGGTCTCGAAGACCGGGTGCTCCAGCGCACGTCGCTCAGCTTCGACGCCTCGGTCTGGGAGCTGTTCGCCCCGCTGATGGTGGGTGCCCGGCTGGTGCTGGCGCCGCACGGCCTTGGCGCGGATACGGAGCACCTGGCCCGCGTGCTGCGCGAGCGCGACGTCTCCGTGCTCCAACTGGTGCCCTCACTGCTGACGGCGCTGGTGGAGGAGCCCGGCTTCGCGAACCTCCCGGCGCTCCGGCGCGTCTGCGTGGGTGGAGAGCCCCTGCCCTCCGCGACCGTCGCCACGCTCTTCAGCCGTTCGAAGGCGGAGGTGTGGAACCTCTACGGACCGACCGAGGCGACCATCGATTCGCTGGCGCACCGGTGCCTGCCCGGACAGGTGGGCGCGCACGGCCCGACCGAGCCCATTGGCCTGCCCATCCACCGAATGGAAGCGCTCATCCTGGATGGCAGGCTTCGCCCTGTCCCGGAGGGTGTCCCCGGAGAGCTCTATCTCGCGGGGCCCGGCCTGGCGCGCGGCTACCTCAACCGCCCGGAGCTGACGCAGTCGCGCTTCATCGAACACGCCTTCCCCGGAGGCCCGACGCTGCGCATGTACAAGACGGGTGACGTGGTCCGCCGGCTGGCGGATGGCACGTTCCTGTTCGTGGGCCGCGCCGACCGGCAGGTGAAGCTGCGCGGGCATCGCATCGAGCTGGGCGAGGTCGAAGCCGCCATTGCCCGGCACCCGACGGTGCGTGAAGCCGTCGCGCTGGTGCGCGGCACGGGTGGAGACTCCCGGCTGGTGGCCTTCGTGGTGCCCCATGCGTCCGCGCAGCGCCCCGAGCCCACCGAGCTCCGGAGCTTCGTCGAGCAGCAGCTCACGGCGAACATGGTGCCTGGGCAGTTCGTCCTCCTGGACGCGCTGCCGCTCGCGCCCAACGGAAAGGTGGACACGCGGGCGCTGAGCGCGATGGAGCTCGCCGACGCGCGCGTCACCGCCCTGGAGGGCCTGCCGCGTGATGCCCTGGAGCTGGAGCTGGTCCGGCTCTTCGAGGAGGTGCTCGGGGTGCGCGCCGTGGGCATCCACGACAGCTTCTTCGACCTGGGCGGCCACTCGCTGCTGGCGCTCAAGATGAAGCTCGCGGTGGAGAAGCGCCTGGGCCGCCCGCTTCCGCTGGTGTCCCTGTTCAGGAACCCGACGCCCGCGCAGCTCACGGCGGTCCTCCGGACCGAGAACGCGGCCGTCTCTCCGCTGGTGCCGCTCACCCCCGAGGCCCACGCACTCATGGCCGGCGCGACGAACGCGAACCGGGCGCCAGTGCTCTACCTGGTGCCCGGTGGAGGTTCGACGCCGTTCTACCTGTTGTCCCTCGCCAGACACCTGGAAGGCGTCGCCGTGTTCGGCCTCCAGCCCCAGGGCCTGGATGGCGATGTGCCACCACACGAGACGGTGGAGGCCATTGCCACGTGGTACGCGGACGCCATCCTGGCCCTGCAGCCCGAAGGTCCCTACTCCGTCGGTGGACACTCCATGGGCGGACACATCGCCTACGAGCTGGCCCAGGAGCTCAAGGCCCGCGGACGCGAGGTGGGCGTCGTCGCCATGCTGGATACCCTGGCGCCCTTCCCCGACGTCACCCGGCCGCAGGGCGAGGGCTGGGACACGGCGCAGTGGATGCTCCACCTCGCCGGCATCATGGAGGCGTTCTTCAACGTGAAGATCGACCTCGCCCTGCCTGAAGTGCGCGCCATGGGTGAAGCAGAGCGGCTCCAGTTCTTCGTCGCACGGCTCCAGGCCGCGGCGGTCCTCCCCGAAGGCGCGCAGCCCGTCCACGTGCAGGGCATCCTCAACGTGGCGCGGGCCCATGACGCCCTGAACTACCGGCCCCGCCGTGGACAACCGGTGCCCCTGGCGGTGTTCCGCGCGGAGGACCGCAGTGGCCCCAGCACGGCGGCGCTCGACGCGCTCGTGCAAGACGGCACGCTCGGCTGGCGCCAGTTGACGCAGCAGGCCTGCTCGGCCTACCCCGTCCCAGGCACCCACCTGTCGCTGCTCCGCGACCCGCACGCGGCGGTGCTCGCCCAGCACCTGCTCGCGCTCATCCCACGTCCGACGACCGCCCCATGAACGTCCACAACGTCCTGAAGCTCCTGCACCTCATCGCCGTCGTGGTGTTCCTGGGCGACATCGTCGTGACGGCCGTGTGGCGGTTGCTCGCGGACAGGACGCGCGAGCCCCGGGTGATTATCTATGCCCTGCGGCTGGTGCAGTTCACCGACAAGTACCTGCTGGTGCCCAGCGTCTTCGCGCTCGCCGCCACCGGCATGCTGCGCGCGCACCTCCAGGACATCCCCCTGTGGACGAACCCGGCGCTCGCCGCGGGACAGGTCTGCTTCATGCTGTGCGGCATCGTCTGGCAGCTCACGCTGCGCCCCATCCAGGCGCTGCAGCTGGCCATGGCAGAGGCACTCGGCGACACCGGGGCCTCGTTCGACGACTACCTGCAGCTCACGCAGAAGTGGTTCCGCTGGGGCATCCTGGCCATGGCGCTCGCCTTTGGCTCCATGGCGCTGATGGTCCTCCACTGACACGCGAAAGGGAGCCCGCCCCGTTGGCGCGAGCTCCCTTCCTGGACTTCACGGCGGGCCGGAGCCGCCGCCTGGCCTCAGCCGCTCAGAACCACTTGGGCGACGGGCGACGCGGAGGAAGCGGGGAGGCCTCGGGGGCCTTCGCCGGAGCCTGAGCCACCGCGGGACGGCCGCCACCCGAACCCCTGGAACCGCCCTGGCCACCCCGGCTGGCGTTGCCACCGGAGCCACCCGAGCCTTGCGCCGAGCGGCCACCTTCGGGACGGCCCTGCCCACGGCCTCCGCCGCCAGCGCCACCACGGCCCCCCCGGCGGCGGCGCGAAGCCCCCGCGGAGTGCCCGCCGCCCCCACCGTTGCCCGCGGGACGCGGCGTGCCCTGAGGCCGCCCACCGTTGCCCGAAGGACGGGCCTCTGGCGCGGCGCCGGACGCGTGGCTCACGGGACGCGGCGCGGGCTGGCCCGAGCGGTACGGATGGTCCTCCACCACGGGCACGTTGCGGCGGATGGTGCGCTCGATGTCGCGCAGGTACGCGCGCTCCTCGGCGTCGCAGAACGACACAGCGGTGCCACTGGCCCCCGCGCGGCCGGTGCGGCCAATGCGGTGCACGTACTGCTCCGGCACGTTGGGCAGGTCGTAGTTGACGACGTAGCTCAGCCCGTCGATGTCGATGCCGCGCGCGGCGATGTCCGTCGCCACGAGCACGCGGAGCGTCCCGGAGCGGAACTCGTCGAGCGCGCGCTCACGGGCGTTCTGGCTCTTGTTGCCGTGGATGGCCGCCGAGCTGACGCCCGCGCCCTCCAACTGCTTCGCCACCCGGTTCGCGCCGTGCTTGGTGCGGGTGAAGACGAGCGCGCGGTGGATGTTGCCTTCCTTCAGCAGGTGCGTCAGCAGCCCGCGCTTCTGCTCGCGCTCCACGAAGTACACCTGCTGGCTCACCGTCTCCGCGGTGCTGGACGCCGGCGTCACCTCCACGCGGATGGGGTCCGTGAGGATGCTGCGCGCCAGGTCCACGATGTCCGGGGGCAGCGTGGCGCTGAAGAACAGCGTCTGCCGCTTGGGCGGCAGCGCCTTGATGACGCGCCGCACGTCGTGGATGAAGCCCATGTCGAGCATGCGGTCCGCCTCGTCGAGCACGAACACCTCGAGCGAGCGCAGCGACACGAAGCCCTGCTCCATCAGGTCCAGCAGGCGGCCCGGCGTGGCCACCAGCACATCCACGCCACTTCGCAGCGTCTGGACCTGCGGATTCTGGCCCACGCCACCGAAGATGACGGCGTGACGCAGGGGAAGCCCCTTGCCGTAGGTCCCGAAGCTGTCGCCCACCTGCCCCGCCAGCTCACGCGTGGGCGTCAGGACCAGGCAGCGCACCGGGCGCGCCCCGCCCGCGGGCGCCTTGGCGGACAGCCGCTGGAGGATGGGCAGCGCGAAGGCCGCCGTCTTGCCCGTGCCCGTCTGGGCCACGCCGAGCACATCCCGCCCGGCCAGCGCGTGGGGGATGGCCTTCTGCTGGATGGGCGTGGGGGTGGTGTAACCCTCCGCCTTGACGGCGCGCAGGAGGGTGTCGTGAAGCTGAAGTTCGTCGAAAGTCATGGGTTCCTGACGTTGAAGAGAGCCCGCCTCCTCCCCAGGGGAGGAAGCCCGCGCAGCGCGCCCAGTCGGACGTATGTCCGGGGCGCCTGGCGGTGCGCGGTCGGGCCCGGCCGGCCGAACCGCTTTGGGAACGGATGGGAACAGGGGGTCTCCCCTACCCATTCCGGAGAATCGGCGCGGGACCCTGCACTTTCCCGTCCCGGAAGTCCCGTGAAATCAACAGCTTGCTTGCCGGTTTTGTGGCCCCTGATGGACATTTGTACAGGGTGCAGTTCCTTCCAAGTCGAAAGACCCGAAATGTCCTACAGGCCCCGGGAGCCACTCCTGGCTCCCGGGGCCGCCCTTCACCTCAGGCGCGGGCCTCCGCCGCGGAAGCGGCCTGGAGTGCCTCTGGCACCGGCTCGTACGCGCCCAGACGCATGCTGGCCTGGGCCCGGCCCTGGGTGCGGCCTCGCAGCCCGGTGACGTAGCCGAAGAGGCTGGCCATGGGCACCCGCGCGGAGATGAGCCGCACCCCGCCGCGCGCCTCCATGCCCAGCACCCGCCCCCGCCGCGCCGCCAGGTCCCCCAACACCTCGCCGAGGTACTCCTCGGGCGTGGTGACCTCCACCTCCATCACCGGCTCCAACTGCTGCACGCCCGCCCTGTGCGCCGCCGCCTGGAGCGCCAGGGAGCCGGCCACGGCGAAGGCCTGAGGCGTGGAGTCACGCACGTGCGTGTCCCCATCCAACAGCCGCACCTCCACGTCCACCAGCGGCACGCCGTCCCGCACGCCTCGGGCCATGGCCCCGGCCACGCCCTTCTCGATGGCGGGCACCAGCTCCTTGGGAATGGTGCCCCCGCGCGTGTCGTCCGTGAAGACGAGCCCCGCGCCACGCGGCGCCGGCCCCACGTCCAGCACCACGTACGCGTACTGTCCGGGCCCGCCCGACTGGCGGACGTGGCGGTACTCCTGCCGCACCTGGCGCCGGAGCGTGTCGCGCCAGGCCACCTTGGGCTGGCCCACGCGGGCCTCCACGCCGTGCTCTGTCCTCAAGCGGTCCACCACCACCTCCAGGTGCAGCTCACCCATCCCGGACAGCAGCACCTGGCCGCTCTCCGGGTCCACGCCCACACGCAGCGACGGGTCCTCCGCCGCCAGCCGGTGCAGGCCGTCCTCCAGCTTCGTCAGCTCCGCGGGCGAGCGCGCCTCCACGGCGAGCTGCACCACGGGCTCCATGACGCCCAGCGACTCCAGCACCACGGGCTCCGCCGGGTCGCACAACGTGTCGCCCGTGCGCACGCCCTTCAGGCCCAGCGCCGCGCAGATGTCTCCCGCATGGACCTCCGCCACTTCTTCGCGGCGGTTGGCGTGCATGAACATCAAGCGCCCCACCCGCTCACGCCGCCCGGTGGCGGGGTTGAGCAGAACCGTGCCCGCGCGCAGCGTGCCCGAATAGACGCGGAGGAACACGATGCCGCCCACGGCCTTGTCGCTCATGAGCTTGAAGGCCAGGGCACAAGGCGGCCCCGAATCGGATACGGGCCGGGACACACGCGCCTCCTTGCCCGGAACAAAGCCCTCCACGGCGGGCATGTCCGACGGCGCGGGAAGGTAGTTGACGATGGCGTCCAGCAACATCTGCACTCCCTTCTTCTTGAAGGCCGACCCGCACAGCACCGGCACCAGCGTCCGCGCGAGCGCGCCCGAGCGCAGCGCGCGCTCCAGGTCCTCCGCGGTGATGTCCTCCAACCGTCCGTCCACGAACTTCTCCAGCACAGTGGCGTCCTCGTCCGCGCATGCCTCGATGAGCCGCAGCCGCTGCGCCTCCACCTCCGCGCGCACCGCCTCCGGCAAGGCCTGGCCGTCGACGAAGCTTCCGTCCTCCCCGTCGAACATGACGGCCCGCATGCGCACCAGGTCCACCAGCCCGCGGAACGCCGAGCCCTCGCCCAGGGGCCACTGCACGGCCACCGGCCGCGCGCCCAGCCGCGCCTGGATGGACGCGACGCTCATGGCGAAGTCCGCGCCCACCTTGTCCATCTTGTTGATGAAGGCGATGCGCGGCACGTTGTACCGGTCCGCCTGCCGCCACACCGCCTCCGACTGGGGCTCCACACCCTGGCTCGCGTCGAAGACGGCGACCGCGCCGTCCAGCACGCGCAGCGAGCGCTCCACTTCGATGGTGAAGTCCACGTGCCCTGGGGTGTCCAGGACGTTGATGCGGTGGGGCACACCCGCGCCCATCCCCTGCCGGGGTTGCCAGAACGCGGTGGTGGCCGCGGAGGTGATGGTGATGCCGCGCTGCCGCTCCTGTGGCAGCCAGTCCATCTCCGTGGCTCCGTCGTGCACCTCTCCCACGGAGTGGATGCGACCGGTGAAGAAGAGGACGCGCTCGGTGAGCGTCGTCTTCCCCGCGTCGATGTGCGCCATGATGCCGATGTTGCGGTACCGCTCGATGCGTGTGTGGCGAGACATGAAGGACTCCCGTTCCCGTCGAGCAGCGAGGC encodes the following:
- a CDS encoding DUF2269 family protein, translating into MNVHNVLKLLHLIAVVVFLGDIVVTAVWRLLADRTREPRVIIYALRLVQFTDKYLLVPSVFALAATGMLRAHLQDIPLWTNPALAAGQVCFMLCGIVWQLTLRPIQALQLAMAEALGDTGASFDDYLQLTQKWFRWGILAMALAFGSMALMVLH
- a CDS encoding DEAD/DEAH box helicase, whose protein sequence is MTFDELQLHDTLLRAVKAEGYTTPTPIQQKAIPHALAGRDVLGVAQTGTGKTAAFALPILQRLSAKAPAGGARPVRCLVLTPTRELAGQVGDSFGTYGKGLPLRHAVIFGGVGQNPQVQTLRSGVDVLVATPGRLLDLMEQGFVSLRSLEVFVLDEADRMLDMGFIHDVRRVIKALPPKRQTLFFSATLPPDIVDLARSILTDPIRVEVTPASSTAETVSQQVYFVEREQKRGLLTHLLKEGNIHRALVFTRTKHGANRVAKQLEGAGVSSAAIHGNKSQNARERALDEFRSGTLRVLVATDIAARGIDIDGLSYVVNYDLPNVPEQYVHRIGRTGRAGASGTAVSFCDAEERAYLRDIERTIRRNVPVVEDHPYRSGQPAPRPVSHASGAAPEARPSGNGGRPQGTPRPAGNGGGGGHSAGASRRRRGGRGGAGGGGRGQGRPEGGRSAQGSGGSGGNASRGGQGGSRGSGGGRPAVAQAPAKAPEASPLPPRRPSPKWF
- the fusA gene encoding elongation factor G, whose translation is MSRHTRIERYRNIGIMAHIDAGKTTLTERVLFFTGRIHSVGEVHDGATEMDWLPQERQRGITITSAATTAFWQPRQGMGAGVPHRINVLDTPGHVDFTIEVERSLRVLDGAVAVFDASQGVEPQSEAVWRQADRYNVPRIAFINKMDKVGADFAMSVASIQARLGARPVAVQWPLGEGSAFRGLVDLVRMRAVMFDGEDGSFVDGQALPEAVRAEVEAQRLRLIEACADEDATVLEKFVDGRLEDITAEDLERALRSGALARTLVPVLCGSAFKKKGVQMLLDAIVNYLPAPSDMPAVEGFVPGKEARVSRPVSDSGPPCALAFKLMSDKAVGGIVFLRVYSGTLRAGTVLLNPATGRRERVGRLMFMHANRREEVAEVHAGDICAALGLKGVRTGDTLCDPAEPVVLESLGVMEPVVQLAVEARSPAELTKLEDGLHRLAAEDPSLRVGVDPESGQVLLSGMGELHLEVVVDRLRTEHGVEARVGQPKVAWRDTLRRQVRQEYRHVRQSGGPGQYAYVVLDVGPAPRGAGLVFTDDTRGGTIPKELVPAIEKGVAGAMARGVRDGVPLVDVEVRLLDGDTHVRDSTPQAFAVAGSLALQAAAHRAGVQQLEPVMEVEVTTPEEYLGEVLGDLAARRGRVLGMEARGGVRLISARVPMASLFGYVTGLRGRTQGRAQASMRLGAYEPVPEALQAASAAEARA